A segment of the Streptomyces sp. P9-A2 genome:
CCGGGGCGGGTGCCGCGGACTGCGGGTCGGGCGAGGGCGCCGGTCCGGCCTCGAGGCCGCGTTCCACCAGCAGCGCGTGGAACCTCACGGCCAGTTGGCGGTGCCCCCGCTCGCCGGGATGCATCCGGTCCACGCTCCACATCGCGCGGTCGGTGACCCAGTCGCCCTCGCCGGCGTGCAGGTGCACCGCGCCGTACCGGTCGGACAGCGCGTGGACGACGGCGTTGACCGCACTCTGCCGCCGGGCCAGCGGCCTGGCCAGTGCCCCGGGCAGGCCCATGACGCCGCCGGGGTCGGGCAGGCACGCGGTGAGCAGCACGGCACCCTGGGCGGTGCAGGCCGCGTACACCCGGTCCAGCCGTCCGGCCACGGCGTGGATGTCGAAGCTCCGGCGCAGGGTGTCGTTGACCCCGACGACGACCGAGACCAGGTCGGGTCCCAGGCCCAGTGCCACGGGCAGTTGTGCTTCGAGCACGTCGTGCGTCTGCGCCCCGCTCCTCGCGAGGTTGGTGAACCGCGCGGGCTGCTCGCCGAGCGACCCGGCGAGCAGCGCGGCCCAGCCCCGCCATCCGCCGTCGGCGCGATCCCCCACACCCTCGGTCAGCGAGTCCCCGAGAGCCACGAAGCGCACGGGTCTCCCGGCAGGTCTCACAGCGAACCTCCCGGCAGCACCGCGGGCGCCGTCCGGCCCGGTGCCACGCCCTCCCGCGCGTCGTCCCGTACGGCCGCCTGCCCCGGCGCCTCGTGGGCGTCGAGGAACGCCGCCACCGCCGCCGGCCACCCGAAGCGTTCCGCACGCGCGCGTGCCCCCTCCCGCCGCTCCGTCTCCGGCCTTCCCAGCAGGAGTTCGACGGCGTCCGCGAACGACTCCCCCCGGTCTGCCGCGGTCGCCCCGGAGGAGCCGATCACTTCCGGCAGCGCGGAGGAGGAGCTCGCCACCACGGGTGTGCCGCAGGCCATCGCCTCCAGTGCGGCGAGCCCGAAGGTCTCCGCGGGCCCCGGCGCCAGACACACGTCGGCGGAAGCCTGGAGGGCGCCGAGGAACGTCCGGTCCGGGACGTGTCCCAGGAAGACGACGGGCAGTCCGCGTTCCCGCGCGCGCTGTTCGAGCCGCGTCCGCAGTGGCCCGTCCCCGGCCATCACCAGCACCGCCTGGCGTCCGCGCCGCCGCAGCGTCTCCAGCGCGTCCAGCGCCGTACCGGGCCGCTTCTCCACGGACAGCCGGGTGCAGGCCACCAGCAGCGTCTCCGTCGCGCGCGCGTAGCGGGCCCGCACCGAGGGGTCGCGCAGCGCGGGACGCCGCTCCGCCAGGTCGACCCCGAGCGGTGCCCGTACGACGTTGCGAGCCCCGATCCGGGCAAACTCCCGCTCGGCGAACTCGGTGGTGCACACCACGCGCGCGTACGTGTGGGCGGTACGGATGTTGAGGGCGTCGGCGGTGCGCCGCGCGGCCCCCTCGGGCATCCCCCAGGTGCGCAGCACACCGTCGGCGGTCTCGTGGGAGACCATGATCGCCGGCACCCGGGCCCGCCGCGCCCATCTCCCGGTCCAGCGCAGGGTCGTCCGGTCGGACACCTCGAGCCGGTCGGGAGCCAGTTCCTCGAGCAGGGCGGTCAGCCGCCGCTTGTCGGTGAGGACGCGGTAGCCGCCGGTGCCGGGCAGCAGCTGCCCCGGCAGGGTGATCACCCGCCCCTGCTCGGTCTCCCGGTCGCTCGTCCGGTCGCCGGGGACGACGAGCACGGACTCGTGCCCCGCCGCCCGGTAGCCCTTGCCGAGCTCCCGCAGCGCGGTGCGCAGTCCGCCGGAGGCCGGTGCGACGAAGTTCGCGAGCCGTACGATCCGCAGCGGGTCTTCGGCCCCCTGGGCATCGTCCGCCGACGGCGTGGGGACCGCCCGGGCTGCGGCGGACGGGAATCCGGCGGACTGCGCACCGGTCGGCGGAGCCCCCGTTCCCGCGGTCCCGTTCATGCCGCCACCGCCGTCCGGCGCCCGGTCAGCACGTCCGTGTAGTAGCCGATCAGCTGGTCCCCGACGGCGGCCCAGGTACGTCCTTCGACCATCGCGCGCCCCGCCGCCCCGTAGGAGACCCGTAGTGCGGGGTCCGCGGCCAGGGACCGGACCGCGTCCCGTACGGCGACGGCGTCGCGCGGCGGCACCAGGAACCCGGTGCGTCCGTGGACGACCAGGTCCAGCGGGCCGCCCACGGCGGGCGCGACCACGGGTATGCCGCTCGCCATGGCCTCCTGCACGGTCTGGCAGAAGGTCTCGAAGGGGCCCGTGTGGGCGAAGACGTCCAGCGAGGCGAAGATGCGGGCGAGTTCGTCGCCGGTGCGGCGCCCCAGGAAGACCGCGCCGGGCATGGTCCGTTCCAGGTTCGGCCTGCTCGGTCCGTCGCCCACGACGAGTACCCGTACTCCGGGCAGGGTGCTCACCCCGGCCAGCAGCTCGACCTGCTTCTCGGGGGCGAGCCGGCCGACGTAACCGACGATCAGCTCGCCGTTCGGGGCGAGTTCCCGGCGTAGCGCCTCGTCGCGCAGGCCGGGCCGGAAGCGGACCGTGTCCACGCCGCGCGGCCACATCCTGACTCTGGGGATGCCGTGCGCCCGGAGGTCGTTCCGTGCGGCGCCGGACGGGGCCAGGGTGAGGTCGGCGGCCGAGTGGACGGACCTGATCCGGCGCCAGGCCGCGGCCTGACCGGCGCCCATGTACGTGCGGGCGTACCCGGCGAGGTCGGTCTGGTAAACGGCGACGGCGGGCAGTCCGAGGCGCGAGGCCGCCGCCATGCCCCGCACTCCGAGCACGAAGGGGCCGGCCAGGTGGACGAGGTCGGCCCGGTGCTCGGCGATCGCCGCGGCGACGCGTCGGCCGGGGAGGGCGACGCGGACCTGCGGGTAGCCCGGGAGCGGAAGGGAGGGGACCCGGACGACGGGGCACGGAGCCCGGTGGTCGAGCTCGTCACCCGCGGTGGCGGGGGCGACGACGACAGGGACATGACCGCGGTCGACGAGGTGCCGGGCGGTCTGGAGCGCGCAGTGAGCCACGCCGTTCACATCAGGGGGGAAGGATTCGGTCACGATGACGACTCGCATACGGATGTTCTCGTCGCGCCGGACGTGGCCACGTCAACGTGGATCTTTCCGGTGGGAGAACGTCCCGTGAGCGTTGCATCGCACACCTGCGCAGGCCGAACGCCATCCATGCGCACCTGACCCGCGGGGCGTCCCTTGTTCACACTGCGCGTGCCCGGGCGGTCACACGACGGTCTCCCCGGGACCGATCCGGCTGCGTACGGCGGTCTGCACCTCGGCCTCCTCCGCCGGGTCGGCGGCGAGCCTGCGCAGGCGCTCGACGACCCGGGTGTCGCCGGTCTCGGCGTGCCGGGCGGCGATCTCGCGGGTGGACTCCTCGCAGTCCCACAGGCACTCGACGGCGAAGCCGCTGCCGTAGGAGGGGTCGGTGGCGGCGAGGGCGCGGGCGGCCCGGCCGCGCAGGTGGGAGGAGGCGGTCTCGCGGTAGATGTGGCGGAGTACGGGAGCGGCGCAGGCGATGCCCAGGCGTCCGGCGCCGTCGACGAGGGTCCACAGGGTCGGCGCGTCGGGGCCTTCCCCCCGCACCGCCTCGCGCAGGGCGGCGAGGACCGGGTCGCGGTCCTGGAGACCGCCCCGGCAGGCGAGGACGCGGCCGGCGGCGGCGCCCAGGGCGTCGGGCCGGCGGGCCCAGCGGCGCGCGCGGTCGACGGCGGTGAGGCTCTGCATCCGTTCGAAGGCGTCGAGGGCGGCCTCCACGACGGGCGCCGGCCCGGTGGCCACGGCGTGCTCGATCAGGGTGAGGGCGTCCTGGTCATTGCTGTCGGCGAGGTAGCGCAGGGCGGTGCAGCGGGCGCCCTCCGTGCCGTCCTCGGCGGCACGGAGGATCTCGGGCCGGTCCTCGGGGCCGGCCACGGCGGTGAGGCAGCGGGCGGCCGGGACATGCAGGGCGGCGCCGCGCTCGATTCCTTGCTGGGCCCAGGCGAACACGGCCTGCACGCTCCACCCGGGGCGGGGCCCGGTGGGGCGCATCTGCCGCTGCCAGCGGTCGAAGCAGCCGGCTTCCTGGGCGGCCCGTACGCGGGTGGCGACGGATTCGCGCGGATCGTCGGCCCACAGACGCCAGGGGCGCGGTTCGAAGGCGTCACGGACGGTGGCGGCCAGTTCGCCCTCGCCCTCGGGGTCGGTGGCGAACCGCGCGAGCACGGGGGCGGCGAGGGCCCGCAGGCCGGCGTCGTCGTCCCGGAGGGCCAGTTCGTCCAGGGCCCAGGACCAGTTGGCACCTTGGGCGGCGTACCTGCGCAACAGGGCGAGCGCGTCCCGCCTGCCGTAGGAGGCCAGATGTCCGAGCACGGCGAGGGCGAGGCCGGTGCGTGACTCCTCGGTGTCGAGGATGTCCTCGGCATCGAAGAGGTGGGCCTCGATGGCGTCCAGTTCGCCGTGCAGGTCGAGGTAGAGGCGGGCGTAGTAGAGGGAGCGGTTCTCCACCTGCCAGTCGTGGCGCGGGTCGTGGAGCACGCAGTGGTTCAGCGCCTCGAGCGTTTCGGAGCGCGGGGCGGTGAGCGCGTGCAGCGTGCCGTCGCCGCGACCCCGCTGGAGCAGGCCGAGCAGCGTACCGCTGGGCGCTATGACCGGATCGAACATGGGAAACAGCCTCACATCAAGCGTCGACGCAACCGGGGACCTGCATTACCTGGCCGCGTGCCAACACGTCGGGGCGCCCGCCGTTTCCTGCTTGCTGTAGACCATCTTCCTCTGCCTCTCGTCGGGGGCCCACGCGGGCCGCGTCACGGCCCGCGCGGTGCGGCAACATCTGCCCAGCCATCGCGTCCGTGAATCACGTCGTCATGATGACCCGGCGGTCACATCTGCCGCGACCGAATTCCGGCGGCCTTGTACCGCCTCCCCCGTTTACTGTGGGTTTCCGCCGCTGTTCCCGTGTCTTCGCCGGTCGGAGCATGCGCGCCCGTGCGGTTCAGTGTCGTTCGGCACGTTTCGGCGGCACGTTTCGCCGGTGCGCTTCGCCGGTGCGCTTCAGTTCGCGCCGAACAGCTCGAGCAGTTCCGCGCGGGCGAACATCCGGGCCGTGTCGACGGCCGAGGGAGTGCCGGCGGCCGGATCGGCACCGCTCTGCAGGAGGGCCTTGACCACTTCGGTGTCGCCCTTGAAGGCGGCTCCCGCGAGCGGGGTCTGTCCCCGGTCGTTGATCCGGTCGACGTCGGCGCCGCGCTCCAGCAGCGCACGGACCGCGTCGGCGTGGCCGTGGTAGGCGGCGAGCATCACGAGCGAGTCGCCACGGTCGTTGGTGAGGTTGGCCGGCACGCCCGCGTCGACGTAGGCCACGAGCTCCTCGGTCCGGCCGCTCCGGGCCATGTCGAAGATCTTGGTCGCCAGTTCCACGACCTCGGGGTCGGGGGCTTCAGTCATATCGGCCGGACCACCTCTCGCCACGGATCATTCCGCATATCGGGGACAGGGCGTACGTCTGCGAGCGGTGCAGAGCCGTACAGGTGAATCGCCAGCGTACTGGCTCGTGCGGCACATGGGCCGACGTGCCCGAGGTAAAGATCACGGCAGGCCCGGCCGTACGCAACCGCCCACGTCGTTCAGGCCGGGAACAGTCCGCCGACCGGGCGAAATCAGTAGATCTTCACCCACTTGCACCTTTTATCGTATGGATACATTCTGTGATCCTGGAAGTACTCATGGTGACTGTCCCCCCGCGAACCAGGAGAACTCACATGATCCTCTCGATCTCAGGCGTCGTCCTGCTCGGCGTCGTCCTCTTCATCCTCTGCCGCAAGGACGGCCTGAAGCCGTTGCACGCCGTGGTGGCGATGCTGTTCGGCTTCTACCTGGCCAGTACGGCCATCGCGCCGAGCATCAAGGCCGGCGGCGAAAGCCTGGCCGGCCTCCTCGGCGGCATCAGGTTCTGACCCAAGTCCCCAAGCACCCAAGCCCCCGCCCACCCGTATCCACGCCCTGGAGGCAGCAGTGGCCCGGCGTCCCCTCCCCCGCATCCTGAGCAACCGCGGCGTTCACCTCGCCCGGAGCCGGGAGCTGGCCCGGACGGCGGCCGACAGCGCCACCGACGTCCTCCACCCACTGATCACGATCGTGCGCGGACTGCGCCGGCTGGCCTCGGCCGGGCGGCGCAGGCTGGCCGACACCCCCAAGGACCGGCGCGGCGCGCTGCTCTTCCTGGTGGCGTCGGTGATCCTGGTCGTGCTGCTGCTCCCGTACGGTCCGCTGCTCGCCGTCGTCACCCTGATGGCGGCGGCGG
Coding sequences within it:
- a CDS encoding SGNH/GDSL hydrolase family protein, which produces MRFVALGDSLTEGVGDRADGGWRGWAALLAGSLGEQPARFTNLARSGAQTHDVLEAQLPVALGLGPDLVSVVVGVNDTLRRSFDIHAVAGRLDRVYAACTAQGAVLLTACLPDPGGVMGLPGALARPLARRQSAVNAVVHALSDRYGAVHLHAGEGDWVTDRAMWSVDRMHPGERGHRQLAVRFHALLVERGLEAGPAPSPDPQSAAPAPGASLWWMATAGTGWVARRCTDLLPQLLVLAVDELRHRARGTSIRLDLRASASVSAALAALPAWEQRLPAGEQRPGTSQGVVAACRECVRG
- a CDS encoding glycosyltransferase, whose product is MNGTAGTGAPPTGAQSAGFPSAAARAVPTPSADDAQGAEDPLRIVRLANFVAPASGGLRTALRELGKGYRAAGHESVLVVPGDRTSDRETEQGRVITLPGQLLPGTGGYRVLTDKRRLTALLEELAPDRLEVSDRTTLRWTGRWARRARVPAIMVSHETADGVLRTWGMPEGAARRTADALNIRTAHTYARVVCTTEFAEREFARIGARNVVRAPLGVDLAERRPALRDPSVRARYARATETLLVACTRLSVEKRPGTALDALETLRRRGRQAVLVMAGDGPLRTRLEQRARERGLPVVFLGHVPDRTFLGALQASADVCLAPGPAETFGLAALEAMACGTPVVASSSSALPEVIGSSGATAADRGESFADAVELLLGRPETERREGARARAERFGWPAAVAAFLDAHEAPGQAAVRDDAREGVAPGRTAPAVLPGGSL
- a CDS encoding glycosyltransferase family 4 protein, translated to MRVVIVTESFPPDVNGVAHCALQTARHLVDRGHVPVVVAPATAGDELDHRAPCPVVRVPSLPLPGYPQVRVALPGRRVAAAIAEHRADLVHLAGPFVLGVRGMAAASRLGLPAVAVYQTDLAGYARTYMGAGQAAAWRRIRSVHSAADLTLAPSGAARNDLRAHGIPRVRMWPRGVDTVRFRPGLRDEALRRELAPNGELIVGYVGRLAPEKQVELLAGVSTLPGVRVLVVGDGPSRPNLERTMPGAVFLGRRTGDELARIFASLDVFAHTGPFETFCQTVQEAMASGIPVVAPAVGGPLDLVVHGRTGFLVPPRDAVAVRDAVRSLAADPALRVSYGAAGRAMVEGRTWAAVGDQLIGYYTDVLTGRRTAVAA
- a CDS encoding HEAT repeat domain-containing protein, with amino-acid sequence MFDPVIAPSGTLLGLLQRGRGDGTLHALTAPRSETLEALNHCVLHDPRHDWQVENRSLYYARLYLDLHGELDAIEAHLFDAEDILDTEESRTGLALAVLGHLASYGRRDALALLRRYAAQGANWSWALDELALRDDDAGLRALAAPVLARFATDPEGEGELAATVRDAFEPRPWRLWADDPRESVATRVRAAQEAGCFDRWQRQMRPTGPRPGWSVQAVFAWAQQGIERGAALHVPAARCLTAVAGPEDRPEILRAAEDGTEGARCTALRYLADSNDQDALTLIEHAVATGPAPVVEAALDAFERMQSLTAVDRARRWARRPDALGAAAGRVLACRGGLQDRDPVLAALREAVRGEGPDAPTLWTLVDGAGRLGIACAAPVLRHIYRETASSHLRGRAARALAATDPSYGSGFAVECLWDCEESTREIAARHAETGDTRVVERLRRLAADPAEEAEVQTAVRSRIGPGETVV
- a CDS encoding ankyrin repeat domain-containing protein, whose protein sequence is MTEAPDPEVVELATKIFDMARSGRTEELVAYVDAGVPANLTNDRGDSLVMLAAYHGHADAVRALLERGADVDRINDRGQTPLAGAAFKGDTEVVKALLQSGADPAAGTPSAVDTARMFARAELLELFGAN